From Microcoleus sp. FACHB-831, one genomic window encodes:
- a CDS encoding ABC transporter ATP-binding protein: MASFRDILNYYQSYRRIALFSIAATSIFEILDLFVPYIIGQILNVLSDKPVDGLLQNAIARIATLTNQPVNQIFSLTVLLGLTFFITVVRSPIQPWISSWFHWDIALRSRRDNGEKVVEKILTMPLEFYDENNPGRIAGRVARGLANHTWSYPDISGQLIPKLFRVLGIAVIIWLIQWQIAIFFLVSFILILSFSLTKLREIIQREELLDKYMENTESRTSELITNIKTVKAFATEAVELNRQRQRLERELKVVEYRIHLSYVKLATKQRVVVQACVFLVLAFTVWATIKEQISLGHFVTILTVASMAYSELEPITNLAEIFARRYASMIRFHEFMHLPAGIDAGGVLMDSGETAKSYSFTGKIEFSGVSFGYDRDRLVLENINLLIEPYQTVALVGRSGSGKSTFVKLLFRYFEPTQGRILMDGQDIRQLDVTGYRRRLAIVHQEVDVFNGTLLDNLTYGNPKATFEQVQEACRIARVDEVIQQLPQGYYTLVGERGMRLSGGQRQRLGIARALLVEPDVLIFDEATSSLDYESERSIQLAMRSILGTRTTIVIAHRLSTVREADKIVVLDRGRIAEVGSHDELLRREGIYRRLHSLQETGELVD; encoded by the coding sequence ATGGCTTCGTTTCGAGATATTCTCAACTACTACCAAAGCTACAGGAGGATTGCACTTTTCAGTATTGCAGCAACTAGCATTTTTGAGATTTTAGATTTATTTGTTCCCTATATCATTGGACAGATTTTAAATGTTTTGTCAGATAAGCCTGTAGATGGGCTATTGCAAAACGCGATCGCTCGTATTGCCACCCTCACCAATCAGCCTGTTAATCAGATTTTCTCCCTAACCGTACTGCTAGGATTAACTTTTTTTATTACCGTAGTAAGATCGCCAATTCAGCCTTGGATAAGCTCGTGGTTCCATTGGGATATTGCGCTGCGATCGCGTCGAGACAATGGGGAAAAAGTCGTCGAAAAAATCCTCACCATGCCTTTAGAGTTTTACGACGAAAACAACCCAGGACGGATTGCCGGAAGAGTCGCTAGGGGTCTCGCCAACCACACTTGGAGTTATCCAGACATATCCGGTCAGCTAATACCAAAACTATTTAGGGTGTTGGGTATTGCTGTAATTATATGGCTGATTCAATGGCAAATCGCTATCTTTTTCCTGGTTTCTTTCATATTAATCCTCAGCTTCAGTCTCACTAAGTTAAGGGAGATTATCCAAAGAGAGGAGTTGTTGGATAAATACATGGAAAATACCGAAAGCCGCACTTCAGAACTTATCACGAATATCAAGACAGTCAAAGCTTTTGCAACTGAAGCTGTAGAACTAAATCGCCAACGGCAACGCTTAGAGCGGGAATTAAAAGTTGTCGAGTATCGCATTCATCTCAGTTACGTTAAACTGGCCACAAAGCAAAGAGTAGTGGTTCAGGCTTGTGTATTTTTGGTACTAGCTTTTACGGTGTGGGCTACCATAAAAGAGCAAATCTCGCTGGGACATTTTGTAACGATTTTAACAGTTGCCAGCATGGCTTACTCAGAGTTGGAACCTATCACCAACCTGGCTGAAATATTTGCCCGTCGTTACGCTTCGATGATTCGGTTTCATGAATTTATGCACTTGCCCGCCGGAATAGATGCAGGTGGTGTGCTGATGGATTCAGGTGAAACAGCGAAATCCTATAGCTTTACAGGCAAAATAGAGTTTTCAGGGGTAAGTTTTGGATATGACCGCGATCGCCTAGTCTTAGAAAACATCAATTTGCTAATTGAACCTTATCAAACTGTGGCGTTAGTCGGTCGTTCAGGTTCGGGCAAATCTACTTTTGTGAAGTTGCTTTTTAGATATTTTGAACCTACCCAAGGTCGCATCTTAATGGATGGGCAAGACATTCGCCAGCTAGATGTTACTGGCTATCGCCGACGGCTGGCAATTGTTCACCAAGAAGTAGATGTTTTCAACGGCACTTTGCTAGATAATCTCACCTACGGCAACCCCAAAGCTACTTTTGAGCAGGTGCAAGAAGCTTGTCGCATTGCCAGAGTAGATGAAGTTATTCAGCAGTTGCCCCAAGGTTATTACACGCTTGTGGGCGAACGGGGTATGCGATTATCTGGGGGACAGCGGCAGCGGCTGGGTATTGCTAGGGCGCTGCTGGTAGAGCCAGATGTGTTGATTTTTGATGAAGCCACATCTAGCTTAGATTATGAGTCCGAGCGCTCGATTCAGCTAGCAATGCGCTCGATTTTGGGTACTCGCACGACGATTGTTATTGCCCACCGACTCAGTACGGTACGGGAAGCAGATAAAATCGTGGTTCTCGATCGAGGGCGGATAGCCGAAGTGGGTAGCCATGATGAGTTGCTGCGGCGTGAGGGGATTTACCGACGCTTGCACTCGCTGCAAGAAACTGGCGAACTGGTCGATTAG